From the Arthrobacter sp. PM3 genome, one window contains:
- a CDS encoding Hpt domain-containing protein: protein MSLPSACPDDGDASMVLAPAASPGLPEPATAASGDPAPLVDPAALQDLGVQLDSPAVAKGFARDYTRMWDQRYRALASALERGDLAGSMDAVLSLKTSSAMVGGLRLAQLAGELEAALRDGDLDRALSLLHDVAERGGETVDELQFSYVLWDS from the coding sequence ATGTCTCTTCCCAGTGCCTGCCCCGACGACGGAGACGCGAGCATGGTCCTCGCCCCCGCAGCCTCGCCCGGACTTCCGGAGCCTGCCACCGCAGCCTCCGGGGATCCCGCCCCGCTCGTGGATCCGGCGGCGCTCCAGGACCTGGGCGTCCAGCTCGACAGCCCGGCCGTGGCGAAGGGGTTTGCCCGGGACTACACCAGGATGTGGGACCAGCGATACCGTGCGCTCGCGTCCGCCCTTGAACGCGGGGACCTCGCCGGGTCCATGGACGCCGTGCTGAGCCTGAAGACGTCCTCGGCGATGGTGGGCGGCCTGCGCCTGGCCCAGCTCGCCGGCGAGCTGGAGGCCGCACTCCGGGACGGCGACCTGGACCGCGCCCTGTCCCTCCTGCACGACGTCGCCGAACGCGGCGGCGAAACCGTGGATGAGCTTCAGTTCAGCTATGTCCTGTGGGACAGCTAG